The Cyclopterus lumpus isolate fCycLum1 chromosome 12, fCycLum1.pri, whole genome shotgun sequence genome window below encodes:
- the pargl gene encoding poly(ADP-ribose) glycohydrolase isoform X4 — translation MARRNDSSQMRDLIQADKSSGSVSEPPEMARRNDSSQEKDLIQFDKSSGQARSSSPTSSSSSSSSSSSSTTQPSCSADVSSRRVKAARMRTKDGSSSSCPLKKLKYLRQCDLKLGRLTFSRTHSVLVDVDEFNCGKGAVPQGGKDMWHGNFVKMPCSPSSMMVVKFGHKQQTSRWRWEVIFKKLSALAEKTTASAEDVEKAIMKYNPKYKGQWSFDALYSFVKVIPKTENDFTKLFPKIAALALKLPEYVKKGLPLLKKGNTAAVTLSQVQISCLLANAFFCTFPYRNATGATGEYGSYPSINFTRLFGQWSSRKKEKLRAILHYFHVMTDKLTRPNGLVTFERRCYKATDMPNWRCCEEKMNELHVASGGTIETEGAGLLQVDFAASFIGGGVLGSGLVQEEILFLLNPELIVSRLFTEKLGDTECLIVTGSQQFSRYSGFGDSFEWAGPHRDHLGRDDWDRQQRRILAIDATNFKHQRDQYNMTNVTRELNKAYCGFKRRESDEPDIATGKWGCGVFNGDPQLKAVIQLMAAARAKRGLAFFTFQDKELKKGLQRTHHTLVTDGATVGQLYSLLENYCAVRKASEAHVNLFQFLSNTSRSRL, via the exons ATGGCCAGACGCAACGACAGCTCCCAAATGAGAGATCTGATTCAGGCTGACAAGAGCTCAG GTTCTGTGTCTGAACCTCCAGAGATGGCCAGACGCAACGACAGCTCCCAAGAGAAAGATCTGATTCAGTTTGACAAGAGCTCAGGTCAGGcccgctcctcctcccccacctcctcctcctcctcctcctcctcctcctcctcctccaccacccagCCGTCCTGTTCAGCAGATGTAAGCAGTAGACGGGTGAAGGCGGCGAGGATGCGGACGAAAGACGGCTCTTCCTCAAGCTGTCCGCTGAAAAAGCTGAAGTATCTTCGACAGTGTGACCTCAAGCTGGGACGTCTGACCTTCAGCAGGACGCACAGTGTCCTCGTAGAT GTGGATGAATTCAACTGTGGAAAAGGAGCCGTGCCTCAGGGAGGGAAGGACATGTGGCACGGTAACTTTGTGAAAATGCCATGTTCACCATCGAGCATGATGGTCGTCAAGTTCGGCCACAAACAG CAAACGAGCCGGTGGAGGTGGGAAGTGATCTTCAAGAAGCTGAGCGCTCTGGCCGAGAAGACGACAGCGAGCGCCGAGGATGTGGAG AAAGCCATCATGAAATACAACCCCAAGTATAAAGGCCAGTGGTCCTTTGATGCCCTCTACAGCTTcgtaaag GTTATCCCGAAGACAGAAAACGACTTCACCAAACTGTTCCCGAAGATCGCGGCGTTGGCTCTGAAGCTGCCCGAATATGTGAAGAAG GGCCTCCCGCTGCTGAAGAAGGGAAACACTGCCGCCGTCACTCTGTCGCAGGTTCAGATCTCCTGTCTGCTCGCCAACGCCTTCTTCTGCACCTTCCCATACCGCAACGCCACCGGAGCCACCGGCGAGTACGGCAGCTACCCCTCCATCAACTTCACCAG GCTGTTTGGTCAGTGGTCGTCACGGAAGAAAGAGAAGCTGAGAGCCATCCTCCATTACTTCCATGTGATGACGGACAAGC TAACGAGACCGAACGGTCTGGTGACGTTTGAGAGGCGCTGCTACAAAGCCACGGATATGCCCAACTGGAGatg CTGTGAAGAGAAGATGAATGAGCTTCACGTGGCGTCAGGCGGCACCATCGAGACCGAGGGGGCCGGTCTGCTCCAG gtggACTTTGCCGCCAGCTTTATCGGTGGAGGGGTTCTGGGTTCTGGTCTGGTGCAGGAGGAGATCCTGTTCCTCCTGAATCCAGAGCTCATCGTGTCGCGCCTCTTCACGGAGAAACTCGGGGACACCGAGTGTCTGATCGTCACAG GCTCGCAGCAGTTCAGCCGTTACTCGGGCTTCGGGGACAGCTTCGAGTGGGCCGGCCCTCACCGAGACCACCTGGGCAG AGACGACTGGGATCGGCAACAGAGGCGGATCCTGGCCATCGACGCCACCAACTTCAAACACCAGAGGGATCAATACAACATGACCAACGTGACACGGGAACTTAACAAG GCGTACTGCGGATTCAAGCGTCGCGAATCCGACGAGCCCGACATCGCCACGGGGAAGTGGGGCTGCGGAGTGTTCAACGGAGACCCTCAACTCAAAG CCGTGATCCAGCTGATGGCGGCGGCGAGGGCGAAGAGAGGGTTGGCCTTCTTCACCTTCCAGGACAAGGAGCTGAAGAAGGGCCTCCAGCGGACGCACCACACGCTGGTCACCGACGGAGCGACAGTCG GACAACTGTACAGCCTCCTGGAAAACTACTGTGCCGTGCGGAAGGCGTCCGAAGCACATGTGAATCTGTTCCAGTTCCTCTCGAACACCTCCAGGAGTCGCCTGTGA
- the pargl gene encoding poly(ADP-ribose) glycohydrolase isoform X2, protein MAEGNDSSQEKDLIQFDESSEMARRNDSSQMRDLIQADKSSGSVSEPPEMARRNDSSQEKDLIQFDKSSGQARSSSPTSSSSSSSSSSSSTTQPSCSADVSSRRVKAARMRTKDGSSSSCPLKKLKYLRQCDLKLGRLTFSRTHSVLVDVDEFNCGKGAVPQGGKDMWHGNFVKMPCSPSSMMVVKFGHKQQTSRWRWEVIFKKLSALAEKTTASAEDVEKAIMKYNPKYKGQWSFDALYSFVKVIPKTENDFTKLFPKIAALALKLPEYVKKGLPLLKKGNTAAVTLSQVQISCLLANAFFCTFPYRNATGATGEYGSYPSINFTRLFGQWSSRKKEKLRAILHYFHVMTDKLTRPNGLVTFERRCYKATDMPNWRCCEEKMNELHVASGGTIETEGAGLLQVDFAASFIGGGVLGSGLVQEEILFLLNPELIVSRLFTEKLGDTECLIVTGSQQFSRYSGFGDSFEWAGPHRDHLGRDDWDRQQRRILAIDATNFKHQRDQYNMTNVTRELNKAYCGFKRRESDEPDIATGKWGCGVFNGDPQLKAVIQLMAAARAKRGLAFFTFQDKELKKGLQRTHHTLVTDGATVGQLYSLLENYCAVRKASEAHVNLFQFLSNTSRSRL, encoded by the exons ATGGCCGAAGGCAACGACAGCTCCCAAGAGAAAGATCTGATTCAGTTTGACGAGAGCTCAG AGATGGCCAGACGCAACGACAGCTCCCAAATGAGAGATCTGATTCAGGCTGACAAGAGCTCAG GTTCTGTGTCTGAACCTCCAGAGATGGCCAGACGCAACGACAGCTCCCAAGAGAAAGATCTGATTCAGTTTGACAAGAGCTCAGGTCAGGcccgctcctcctcccccacctcctcctcctcctcctcctcctcctcctcctcctccaccacccagCCGTCCTGTTCAGCAGATGTAAGCAGTAGACGGGTGAAGGCGGCGAGGATGCGGACGAAAGACGGCTCTTCCTCAAGCTGTCCGCTGAAAAAGCTGAAGTATCTTCGACAGTGTGACCTCAAGCTGGGACGTCTGACCTTCAGCAGGACGCACAGTGTCCTCGTAGAT GTGGATGAATTCAACTGTGGAAAAGGAGCCGTGCCTCAGGGAGGGAAGGACATGTGGCACGGTAACTTTGTGAAAATGCCATGTTCACCATCGAGCATGATGGTCGTCAAGTTCGGCCACAAACAG CAAACGAGCCGGTGGAGGTGGGAAGTGATCTTCAAGAAGCTGAGCGCTCTGGCCGAGAAGACGACAGCGAGCGCCGAGGATGTGGAG AAAGCCATCATGAAATACAACCCCAAGTATAAAGGCCAGTGGTCCTTTGATGCCCTCTACAGCTTcgtaaag GTTATCCCGAAGACAGAAAACGACTTCACCAAACTGTTCCCGAAGATCGCGGCGTTGGCTCTGAAGCTGCCCGAATATGTGAAGAAG GGCCTCCCGCTGCTGAAGAAGGGAAACACTGCCGCCGTCACTCTGTCGCAGGTTCAGATCTCCTGTCTGCTCGCCAACGCCTTCTTCTGCACCTTCCCATACCGCAACGCCACCGGAGCCACCGGCGAGTACGGCAGCTACCCCTCCATCAACTTCACCAG GCTGTTTGGTCAGTGGTCGTCACGGAAGAAAGAGAAGCTGAGAGCCATCCTCCATTACTTCCATGTGATGACGGACAAGC TAACGAGACCGAACGGTCTGGTGACGTTTGAGAGGCGCTGCTACAAAGCCACGGATATGCCCAACTGGAGatg CTGTGAAGAGAAGATGAATGAGCTTCACGTGGCGTCAGGCGGCACCATCGAGACCGAGGGGGCCGGTCTGCTCCAG gtggACTTTGCCGCCAGCTTTATCGGTGGAGGGGTTCTGGGTTCTGGTCTGGTGCAGGAGGAGATCCTGTTCCTCCTGAATCCAGAGCTCATCGTGTCGCGCCTCTTCACGGAGAAACTCGGGGACACCGAGTGTCTGATCGTCACAG GCTCGCAGCAGTTCAGCCGTTACTCGGGCTTCGGGGACAGCTTCGAGTGGGCCGGCCCTCACCGAGACCACCTGGGCAG AGACGACTGGGATCGGCAACAGAGGCGGATCCTGGCCATCGACGCCACCAACTTCAAACACCAGAGGGATCAATACAACATGACCAACGTGACACGGGAACTTAACAAG GCGTACTGCGGATTCAAGCGTCGCGAATCCGACGAGCCCGACATCGCCACGGGGAAGTGGGGCTGCGGAGTGTTCAACGGAGACCCTCAACTCAAAG CCGTGATCCAGCTGATGGCGGCGGCGAGGGCGAAGAGAGGGTTGGCCTTCTTCACCTTCCAGGACAAGGAGCTGAAGAAGGGCCTCCAGCGGACGCACCACACGCTGGTCACCGACGGAGCGACAGTCG GACAACTGTACAGCCTCCTGGAAAACTACTGTGCCGTGCGGAAGGCGTCCGAAGCACATGTGAATCTGTTCCAGTTCCTCTCGAACACCTCCAGGAGTCGCCTGTGA
- the pargl gene encoding poly(ADP-ribose) glycohydrolase isoform X5, translating into MARRNDSSQMRDLIQADKSSEMARRNDSSQEKDLIQFDKSSGQARSSSPTSSSSSSSSSSSSTTQPSCSADVSSRRVKAARMRTKDGSSSSCPLKKLKYLRQCDLKLGRLTFSRTHSVLVDVDEFNCGKGAVPQGGKDMWHGNFVKMPCSPSSMMVVKFGHKQQTSRWRWEVIFKKLSALAEKTTASAEDVEKAIMKYNPKYKGQWSFDALYSFVKVIPKTENDFTKLFPKIAALALKLPEYVKKGLPLLKKGNTAAVTLSQVQISCLLANAFFCTFPYRNATGATGEYGSYPSINFTRLFGQWSSRKKEKLRAILHYFHVMTDKLTRPNGLVTFERRCYKATDMPNWRCCEEKMNELHVASGGTIETEGAGLLQVDFAASFIGGGVLGSGLVQEEILFLLNPELIVSRLFTEKLGDTECLIVTGSQQFSRYSGFGDSFEWAGPHRDHLGRDDWDRQQRRILAIDATNFKHQRDQYNMTNVTRELNKAYCGFKRRESDEPDIATGKWGCGVFNGDPQLKAVIQLMAAARAKRGLAFFTFQDKELKKGLQRTHHTLVTDGATVGQLYSLLENYCAVRKASEAHVNLFQFLSNTSRSRL; encoded by the exons ATGGCCAGACGCAACGACAGCTCCCAAATGAGAGATCTGATTCAGGCTGACAAGAGCTCAG AGATGGCCAGACGCAACGACAGCTCCCAAGAGAAAGATCTGATTCAGTTTGACAAGAGCTCAGGTCAGGcccgctcctcctcccccacctcctcctcctcctcctcctcctcctcctcctcctccaccacccagCCGTCCTGTTCAGCAGATGTAAGCAGTAGACGGGTGAAGGCGGCGAGGATGCGGACGAAAGACGGCTCTTCCTCAAGCTGTCCGCTGAAAAAGCTGAAGTATCTTCGACAGTGTGACCTCAAGCTGGGACGTCTGACCTTCAGCAGGACGCACAGTGTCCTCGTAGAT GTGGATGAATTCAACTGTGGAAAAGGAGCCGTGCCTCAGGGAGGGAAGGACATGTGGCACGGTAACTTTGTGAAAATGCCATGTTCACCATCGAGCATGATGGTCGTCAAGTTCGGCCACAAACAG CAAACGAGCCGGTGGAGGTGGGAAGTGATCTTCAAGAAGCTGAGCGCTCTGGCCGAGAAGACGACAGCGAGCGCCGAGGATGTGGAG AAAGCCATCATGAAATACAACCCCAAGTATAAAGGCCAGTGGTCCTTTGATGCCCTCTACAGCTTcgtaaag GTTATCCCGAAGACAGAAAACGACTTCACCAAACTGTTCCCGAAGATCGCGGCGTTGGCTCTGAAGCTGCCCGAATATGTGAAGAAG GGCCTCCCGCTGCTGAAGAAGGGAAACACTGCCGCCGTCACTCTGTCGCAGGTTCAGATCTCCTGTCTGCTCGCCAACGCCTTCTTCTGCACCTTCCCATACCGCAACGCCACCGGAGCCACCGGCGAGTACGGCAGCTACCCCTCCATCAACTTCACCAG GCTGTTTGGTCAGTGGTCGTCACGGAAGAAAGAGAAGCTGAGAGCCATCCTCCATTACTTCCATGTGATGACGGACAAGC TAACGAGACCGAACGGTCTGGTGACGTTTGAGAGGCGCTGCTACAAAGCCACGGATATGCCCAACTGGAGatg CTGTGAAGAGAAGATGAATGAGCTTCACGTGGCGTCAGGCGGCACCATCGAGACCGAGGGGGCCGGTCTGCTCCAG gtggACTTTGCCGCCAGCTTTATCGGTGGAGGGGTTCTGGGTTCTGGTCTGGTGCAGGAGGAGATCCTGTTCCTCCTGAATCCAGAGCTCATCGTGTCGCGCCTCTTCACGGAGAAACTCGGGGACACCGAGTGTCTGATCGTCACAG GCTCGCAGCAGTTCAGCCGTTACTCGGGCTTCGGGGACAGCTTCGAGTGGGCCGGCCCTCACCGAGACCACCTGGGCAG AGACGACTGGGATCGGCAACAGAGGCGGATCCTGGCCATCGACGCCACCAACTTCAAACACCAGAGGGATCAATACAACATGACCAACGTGACACGGGAACTTAACAAG GCGTACTGCGGATTCAAGCGTCGCGAATCCGACGAGCCCGACATCGCCACGGGGAAGTGGGGCTGCGGAGTGTTCAACGGAGACCCTCAACTCAAAG CCGTGATCCAGCTGATGGCGGCGGCGAGGGCGAAGAGAGGGTTGGCCTTCTTCACCTTCCAGGACAAGGAGCTGAAGAAGGGCCTCCAGCGGACGCACCACACGCTGGTCACCGACGGAGCGACAGTCG GACAACTGTACAGCCTCCTGGAAAACTACTGTGCCGTGCGGAAGGCGTCCGAAGCACATGTGAATCTGTTCCAGTTCCTCTCGAACACCTCCAGGAGTCGCCTGTGA
- the pargl gene encoding poly(ADP-ribose) glycohydrolase isoform X1 yields the protein MAEGNDSSQEKDLIQFDESSGSVSEPPEMARRNDSSQMRDLIQADKSSGSVSEPPEMARRNDSSQEKDLIQFDKSSGQARSSSPTSSSSSSSSSSSSTTQPSCSADVSSRRVKAARMRTKDGSSSSCPLKKLKYLRQCDLKLGRLTFSRTHSVLVDVDEFNCGKGAVPQGGKDMWHGNFVKMPCSPSSMMVVKFGHKQQTSRWRWEVIFKKLSALAEKTTASAEDVEKAIMKYNPKYKGQWSFDALYSFVKVIPKTENDFTKLFPKIAALALKLPEYVKKGLPLLKKGNTAAVTLSQVQISCLLANAFFCTFPYRNATGATGEYGSYPSINFTRLFGQWSSRKKEKLRAILHYFHVMTDKLTRPNGLVTFERRCYKATDMPNWRCCEEKMNELHVASGGTIETEGAGLLQVDFAASFIGGGVLGSGLVQEEILFLLNPELIVSRLFTEKLGDTECLIVTGSQQFSRYSGFGDSFEWAGPHRDHLGRDDWDRQQRRILAIDATNFKHQRDQYNMTNVTRELNKAYCGFKRRESDEPDIATGKWGCGVFNGDPQLKAVIQLMAAARAKRGLAFFTFQDKELKKGLQRTHHTLVTDGATVGQLYSLLENYCAVRKASEAHVNLFQFLSNTSRSRL from the exons ATGGCCGAAGGCAACGACAGCTCCCAAGAGAAAGATCTGATTCAGTTTGACGAGAGCTCAG GTTCTGTGTCTGAACCTCCAGAGATGGCCAGACGCAACGACAGCTCCCAAATGAGAGATCTGATTCAGGCTGACAAGAGCTCAG GTTCTGTGTCTGAACCTCCAGAGATGGCCAGACGCAACGACAGCTCCCAAGAGAAAGATCTGATTCAGTTTGACAAGAGCTCAGGTCAGGcccgctcctcctcccccacctcctcctcctcctcctcctcctcctcctcctcctccaccacccagCCGTCCTGTTCAGCAGATGTAAGCAGTAGACGGGTGAAGGCGGCGAGGATGCGGACGAAAGACGGCTCTTCCTCAAGCTGTCCGCTGAAAAAGCTGAAGTATCTTCGACAGTGTGACCTCAAGCTGGGACGTCTGACCTTCAGCAGGACGCACAGTGTCCTCGTAGAT GTGGATGAATTCAACTGTGGAAAAGGAGCCGTGCCTCAGGGAGGGAAGGACATGTGGCACGGTAACTTTGTGAAAATGCCATGTTCACCATCGAGCATGATGGTCGTCAAGTTCGGCCACAAACAG CAAACGAGCCGGTGGAGGTGGGAAGTGATCTTCAAGAAGCTGAGCGCTCTGGCCGAGAAGACGACAGCGAGCGCCGAGGATGTGGAG AAAGCCATCATGAAATACAACCCCAAGTATAAAGGCCAGTGGTCCTTTGATGCCCTCTACAGCTTcgtaaag GTTATCCCGAAGACAGAAAACGACTTCACCAAACTGTTCCCGAAGATCGCGGCGTTGGCTCTGAAGCTGCCCGAATATGTGAAGAAG GGCCTCCCGCTGCTGAAGAAGGGAAACACTGCCGCCGTCACTCTGTCGCAGGTTCAGATCTCCTGTCTGCTCGCCAACGCCTTCTTCTGCACCTTCCCATACCGCAACGCCACCGGAGCCACCGGCGAGTACGGCAGCTACCCCTCCATCAACTTCACCAG GCTGTTTGGTCAGTGGTCGTCACGGAAGAAAGAGAAGCTGAGAGCCATCCTCCATTACTTCCATGTGATGACGGACAAGC TAACGAGACCGAACGGTCTGGTGACGTTTGAGAGGCGCTGCTACAAAGCCACGGATATGCCCAACTGGAGatg CTGTGAAGAGAAGATGAATGAGCTTCACGTGGCGTCAGGCGGCACCATCGAGACCGAGGGGGCCGGTCTGCTCCAG gtggACTTTGCCGCCAGCTTTATCGGTGGAGGGGTTCTGGGTTCTGGTCTGGTGCAGGAGGAGATCCTGTTCCTCCTGAATCCAGAGCTCATCGTGTCGCGCCTCTTCACGGAGAAACTCGGGGACACCGAGTGTCTGATCGTCACAG GCTCGCAGCAGTTCAGCCGTTACTCGGGCTTCGGGGACAGCTTCGAGTGGGCCGGCCCTCACCGAGACCACCTGGGCAG AGACGACTGGGATCGGCAACAGAGGCGGATCCTGGCCATCGACGCCACCAACTTCAAACACCAGAGGGATCAATACAACATGACCAACGTGACACGGGAACTTAACAAG GCGTACTGCGGATTCAAGCGTCGCGAATCCGACGAGCCCGACATCGCCACGGGGAAGTGGGGCTGCGGAGTGTTCAACGGAGACCCTCAACTCAAAG CCGTGATCCAGCTGATGGCGGCGGCGAGGGCGAAGAGAGGGTTGGCCTTCTTCACCTTCCAGGACAAGGAGCTGAAGAAGGGCCTCCAGCGGACGCACCACACGCTGGTCACCGACGGAGCGACAGTCG GACAACTGTACAGCCTCCTGGAAAACTACTGTGCCGTGCGGAAGGCGTCCGAAGCACATGTGAATCTGTTCCAGTTCCTCTCGAACACCTCCAGGAGTCGCCTGTGA
- the pargl gene encoding poly(ADP-ribose) glycohydrolase isoform X3 has translation MAEGNDSSQEKDLIQFDESSGSVSEPPEMARRNDSSQMRDLIQADKSSEMARRNDSSQEKDLIQFDKSSGQARSSSPTSSSSSSSSSSSSTTQPSCSADVSSRRVKAARMRTKDGSSSSCPLKKLKYLRQCDLKLGRLTFSRTHSVLVDVDEFNCGKGAVPQGGKDMWHGNFVKMPCSPSSMMVVKFGHKQQTSRWRWEVIFKKLSALAEKTTASAEDVEKAIMKYNPKYKGQWSFDALYSFVKVIPKTENDFTKLFPKIAALALKLPEYVKKGLPLLKKGNTAAVTLSQVQISCLLANAFFCTFPYRNATGATGEYGSYPSINFTRLFGQWSSRKKEKLRAILHYFHVMTDKLTRPNGLVTFERRCYKATDMPNWRCCEEKMNELHVASGGTIETEGAGLLQVDFAASFIGGGVLGSGLVQEEILFLLNPELIVSRLFTEKLGDTECLIVTGSQQFSRYSGFGDSFEWAGPHRDHLGRDDWDRQQRRILAIDATNFKHQRDQYNMTNVTRELNKAYCGFKRRESDEPDIATGKWGCGVFNGDPQLKAVIQLMAAARAKRGLAFFTFQDKELKKGLQRTHHTLVTDGATVGQLYSLLENYCAVRKASEAHVNLFQFLSNTSRSRL, from the exons ATGGCCGAAGGCAACGACAGCTCCCAAGAGAAAGATCTGATTCAGTTTGACGAGAGCTCAG GTTCTGTGTCTGAACCTCCAGAGATGGCCAGACGCAACGACAGCTCCCAAATGAGAGATCTGATTCAGGCTGACAAGAGCTCAG AGATGGCCAGACGCAACGACAGCTCCCAAGAGAAAGATCTGATTCAGTTTGACAAGAGCTCAGGTCAGGcccgctcctcctcccccacctcctcctcctcctcctcctcctcctcctcctcctccaccacccagCCGTCCTGTTCAGCAGATGTAAGCAGTAGACGGGTGAAGGCGGCGAGGATGCGGACGAAAGACGGCTCTTCCTCAAGCTGTCCGCTGAAAAAGCTGAAGTATCTTCGACAGTGTGACCTCAAGCTGGGACGTCTGACCTTCAGCAGGACGCACAGTGTCCTCGTAGAT GTGGATGAATTCAACTGTGGAAAAGGAGCCGTGCCTCAGGGAGGGAAGGACATGTGGCACGGTAACTTTGTGAAAATGCCATGTTCACCATCGAGCATGATGGTCGTCAAGTTCGGCCACAAACAG CAAACGAGCCGGTGGAGGTGGGAAGTGATCTTCAAGAAGCTGAGCGCTCTGGCCGAGAAGACGACAGCGAGCGCCGAGGATGTGGAG AAAGCCATCATGAAATACAACCCCAAGTATAAAGGCCAGTGGTCCTTTGATGCCCTCTACAGCTTcgtaaag GTTATCCCGAAGACAGAAAACGACTTCACCAAACTGTTCCCGAAGATCGCGGCGTTGGCTCTGAAGCTGCCCGAATATGTGAAGAAG GGCCTCCCGCTGCTGAAGAAGGGAAACACTGCCGCCGTCACTCTGTCGCAGGTTCAGATCTCCTGTCTGCTCGCCAACGCCTTCTTCTGCACCTTCCCATACCGCAACGCCACCGGAGCCACCGGCGAGTACGGCAGCTACCCCTCCATCAACTTCACCAG GCTGTTTGGTCAGTGGTCGTCACGGAAGAAAGAGAAGCTGAGAGCCATCCTCCATTACTTCCATGTGATGACGGACAAGC TAACGAGACCGAACGGTCTGGTGACGTTTGAGAGGCGCTGCTACAAAGCCACGGATATGCCCAACTGGAGatg CTGTGAAGAGAAGATGAATGAGCTTCACGTGGCGTCAGGCGGCACCATCGAGACCGAGGGGGCCGGTCTGCTCCAG gtggACTTTGCCGCCAGCTTTATCGGTGGAGGGGTTCTGGGTTCTGGTCTGGTGCAGGAGGAGATCCTGTTCCTCCTGAATCCAGAGCTCATCGTGTCGCGCCTCTTCACGGAGAAACTCGGGGACACCGAGTGTCTGATCGTCACAG GCTCGCAGCAGTTCAGCCGTTACTCGGGCTTCGGGGACAGCTTCGAGTGGGCCGGCCCTCACCGAGACCACCTGGGCAG AGACGACTGGGATCGGCAACAGAGGCGGATCCTGGCCATCGACGCCACCAACTTCAAACACCAGAGGGATCAATACAACATGACCAACGTGACACGGGAACTTAACAAG GCGTACTGCGGATTCAAGCGTCGCGAATCCGACGAGCCCGACATCGCCACGGGGAAGTGGGGCTGCGGAGTGTTCAACGGAGACCCTCAACTCAAAG CCGTGATCCAGCTGATGGCGGCGGCGAGGGCGAAGAGAGGGTTGGCCTTCTTCACCTTCCAGGACAAGGAGCTGAAGAAGGGCCTCCAGCGGACGCACCACACGCTGGTCACCGACGGAGCGACAGTCG GACAACTGTACAGCCTCCTGGAAAACTACTGTGCCGTGCGGAAGGCGTCCGAAGCACATGTGAATCTGTTCCAGTTCCTCTCGAACACCTCCAGGAGTCGCCTGTGA